The proteins below are encoded in one region of Telopea speciosissima isolate NSW1024214 ecotype Mountain lineage chromosome 10, Tspe_v1, whole genome shotgun sequence:
- the LOC122642455 gene encoding U6 snRNA-associated Sm-like protein LSm6, with protein MSGGAIGEKGSMTSTKTPADFLKSIRGRPVVVKLNSGVDYRGILACLDGYMNIAMEQTEEYVNGQLKNKYGDAFIRGNNVLYISTSKRTLPDGV; from the coding sequence ATGAGCGGAGGAGCGATTGGGGAGAAGGGGTCGATGACCTCGACGAAAACCCCAGCAGATTTTCTCAAATCGATTCGAGGGAGACCTGTCGTCGTCAAGCTCAATTCCGGTGTTGATTACAGAGGTATCTTAGCTTGTCTTGATGGATACATGAACATAGCAATGGAGCAAACCGAAGAATACGTCAACGGTCAGCTGAAAAACAAGTATGGAGATGCTTTCATTCGAGGAAACAACGTTCTCTACATCAGTACTTCTAAGAGGACTCTTCCCGATGGAGTGTAG
- the LOC122642453 gene encoding WAT1-related protein At4g08300-like: MALESCKFGTIYRRFKPHLLMVLTQFGYTFLYFLTEASFNHGMNPHVHITYRHIVAGVVMLPFAYFLERKVRPKLTLPLFIEIFVLSLLGVGLTLNMYFASLRYTSPTFLASMVNTIASLTFIVAVALRLEVVDVASPRGMAKIFGTLVSLAGVMTMTLYKGPMLRSLGGAVVHIQGNTIHENWLKGSILTAASCITWSIWYIMQAFTLKKYPAQLSLTTWMSFIGAAQSAVFTACIEHKRTAWIIGFDINLWCIIYAGVVCSGLIIFIQLWCTEAKGPVFVTMFNPLSTVLVAVLAYFVLGEVLYTGSIIGGAIAIIGLYLLLWGKEGDQEVQTKSQEPLHLTYEEQKETKLHVITSKEKALQMDP, encoded by the exons ATGGCACTTGAGTCATGTAAGTTTGGGACAATTTACAGGAGGTTCAAACCACATCTCCTCATGGTTCTAACTCAGTTTGGCTACACATTTCTCTATTTCCTAACAGAAGCTTCCTTCAATCATGGAATGAATCCTCATGTCCACATAACTTATCGCCATATCGTAGCTGGTGTAGTGATGTTGCCTTTTGCCTATTTCCTTGAAAG AAAAGTAAGACCAAAGCTGACATTACCATTGTTTATAGAGATATTTGTGTTATCTCTTCTTGG GGTTGGCTTAACTTTAAACATGTACTTTGCAAGCTTGAGATACACATCACCAACATTCCTTGCTTCTATGGTCAACACCATTGCTTCCTTGACTTTTATAGTTGCAGTAGCACTCAG GTTAGAGGTCGTTGATGTTGCAAGCCCTCGTGGGATGGCAAAAATTTTTGGGACACTAGTCTCCTTAGCTGGAGTTATGACCATGACGCTGTACAAAGGGCCTATGTTAAGAAGCCTCGGTGGTGCTGTAGTCCACATCCAAGGAAATACGATTCATGAGAACTGGTTGAAGGGTTCAATTCTTACAGCAGCAAGCTGCATAACATGGTCCATCTGGTACATCATGCAG GCATTCACATTGAAGAAATATCCAGCACAGCTTTCACTGACTACATGGATGAGCTTTATTGGGGCAGCACAATCAGCTGTCTTCACGGCATGCATAGAACATAAACGGACAGCATGGATCATTGGATTTGACATCAATTTATGGTGCATTATATATGCT GGAGTGGTGTGCTCAGGATTGATAATATTCATTCAACTATGGTGCACAGAAGCAAAAGGACCAGTTTTTGTAACCATGTTTAACCCGCTTTCAACAGTGTTAGTGGCAGTTCTAGCATACTTTGTCCTTGGTGAAGTGCTGTATACAGGCAG CATTATTGGGGGAGCTATTGCAATCATTGGTCTCTACTTGCTGCTGTGGGGCAAAGAAGGAGATCAAGAAGTTCAGACCAAATCTCAAGAGCCGTTACATCTGACTTATGAAGAGCAAAAAGAAACCAAGCTTCATGTCATCACATCAAAGGAGAAGGCACTTCAGATGGACCCCTAG